In Prunus dulcis chromosome 1, ALMONDv2, whole genome shotgun sequence, the following are encoded in one genomic region:
- the LOC117616177 gene encoding uncharacterized protein LOC117616177 — protein sequence MPLPLNPQPINTSLPATPLHQPKFKILFVCFPRKTKRSEKKIALQFNSMSNQGYRSQSPTSTLHHKRQSRSICLPACFSSMSNHPFDVLQSEGDYCNNCSRSRSPLPEIKDRCLNLISRISGGARPGRGRRCHGSADFSYDPSSYALNFEDDTSRADDQLPFSARLSASSIPTTSHEKKTSPNQLDEILENQECFVAKAESKGTTSQANGVASRRRGRSRHSSTSVDFSYEPSSYAMNFEDDVNRDDELISHRRFGGLLAQPSPSKMAAAAAPPPAKRSTLRPEIAAFS from the coding sequence ATGCCGCTACCACTCAACCCTCAACCTATAAATACCTCACTACCCGCTACCCCTCTCCATCAACCGAAATTCAAAAtcctgtttgtttgtttcccgagaaaaaccaaaagaagtgaaaagaaaattgcactccaattcaattcaatgtcGAACCAGGGATATCGATCTCAATCTCCGACGAGCACTCTCCACCACAAGCGCCAATCCAGGTCGATTTGCCTCCCGGCCTGCTTCTCCAGCATGAGCAATCACCCCTTCGACGTTCTCCAGAGCGAGGGCGACTACTGCAACAACTGCAGCAGGTCTCGGTCGCCGTTGCCGGAGATCAAAGATCGGTGCTTGAACCTCATCTCCAGGATCAGTGGCGGCGCAAGGCCCGGAAGAGGGCGGCGCTGCCACGGCTCCGCCGACTTCAGTTACGATCCCTCCAGCTACGCCCTCAACTTCGAAGATGACACCAGCCGCGCCGACGATCAGCTCCCCTTCTCCGCTCGGCTCTCGGCCTCGTCCATCCCTACGACGTCGCACGAGAAAAAGACCAGCCCCAACCAGCTCGACGAAATTCTGGAGAACCAGGAGTGCTTTGTCGCGAAGGCGGAGAGCAAGGGGACGACGAGCCAAGCAAACGGCGTCGCTTCAAGGAGGCGTGGGAGGAGCCGGCACTCGTCGACTTCGGTCGACTTCAGCTACGAGCCGTCGAGCTACGCGATGAATTTCGAGGACGATGTGAACCGAGACGACGAGCTTATCTCTCACAGGAGGTTCGGCGGACTGCTGGCCCAGCCATCGCCGTCGAAGatggcggcggcggcggctcCTCCGCCTGCCAAGCGTTCGACTTTGCGTCCGGAGATTGCTGCGTTTAGCTGA